One window from the genome of Streptococcus halotolerans encodes:
- a CDS encoding ABC transporter ATP-binding protein: MSYIQMKNSYKRYQTGSTEIVANRDVSFDIDKGELVIILGASGAGKSTVLNILGGMDTNDEGHVIIDGKDISGYSDKELTAYRRNDVGFVFQFYNLVPNLTAKENVELASEIVPDALDVEKTLADVGLANRMDNFPAQLSGGEQQRVSIARALAKNPKLLLCDEPTGALDYNTGKQVLKILQNMSREKGATVVIVTHNAALAPIADKVIRMHDASVTSVDVNENPQDIATLEY, from the coding sequence ATGTCTTATATTCAAATGAAAAACTCCTATAAACGTTATCAGACAGGGAGTACTGAAATTGTTGCCAATCGCGATGTGTCTTTTGATATTGACAAGGGAGAGTTGGTCATCATCCTTGGAGCATCGGGTGCTGGTAAGTCCACTGTTTTAAATATTTTGGGCGGTATGGATACCAATGATGAGGGGCATGTGATCATTGATGGTAAGGATATTTCTGGTTATTCGGACAAGGAGTTGACTGCTTATCGTCGCAATGACGTTGGTTTTGTTTTTCAATTTTATAATTTGGTTCCTAACTTGACGGCTAAAGAAAATGTAGAGCTAGCTTCAGAGATAGTTCCAGATGCTCTGGATGTTGAAAAGACTTTGGCTGACGTGGGACTTGCTAATCGCATGGATAATTTTCCAGCTCAGTTATCTGGAGGTGAGCAGCAGCGCGTGTCCATTGCGCGTGCTCTTGCCAAAAACCCAAAACTTTTGCTCTGCGATGAGCCAACTGGAGCCCTGGATTATAATACAGGAAAACAGGTCTTAAAAATCCTCCAAAACATGTCGCGTGAAAAAGGGGCAACCGTAGTTATCGTGACGCACAATGCAGCCTTGGCTCCGATCGCAGATAAGGTCATTCGCATGCATGATGCCAGTGTTACCAGTGTTGACGTTAATGAAAACCCGCAAGACATTGCGACCTTAGAGTACTAG
- a CDS encoding oxaloacetate decarboxylase subunit alpha: MTKIRITETVLRDGQQSQIATRMTTEEMLPVLEQLDQAGYYALEMWGGATFDACLRYLDEDPWERLRTIRKVVKNTKLQMLLRGQNLLGYRNYADDVVTRFIQKSVENGIDIIRIFDALNDPRNLQTAVRATKEAGGHAQVAISYTTSPVHTVDYFVDLTKRYAEIGADSICIKDMAGVLTPQTGYNLVKRIKEAVDLPLEVHTHATSGIAEMTYLKVAEAGADVIDTAVSSFAGGTSQPATESMVVALEELGFDTGIDLKKVEEVAEHFNKVRDHYRSEGILNPKVKDVEPKTLIYQVPGGMLSNLLSQLKDQGLEDKYDQVLAEVPRVRADLGYPPLVTPLSQMVGTQSLMNVISGERYKVIPNEIKDYVRGLYGQSPAPLADGIKELIIGDEEVIRIRPADLLEPQLPTLREEIADYAKSEEDVLSYASFPQQARDFLGRREDPFYDVPVQTVTVSIDI, from the coding sequence ATGACAAAAATTCGTATTACCGAAACGGTTTTACGGGATGGTCAGCAAAGTCAAATCGCAACGCGTATGACCACTGAAGAGATGTTACCTGTCCTTGAGCAATTAGATCAAGCTGGCTACTATGCACTTGAAATGTGGGGAGGAGCAACCTTTGATGCTTGCTTACGTTACCTTGACGAAGATCCTTGGGAAAGGTTACGGACCATTCGTAAAGTCGTTAAAAATACAAAATTACAAATGCTTCTTCGAGGGCAAAACTTATTGGGTTATCGAAACTATGCTGATGATGTAGTAACTCGTTTCATTCAAAAATCTGTTGAAAACGGAATTGATATCATCCGTATCTTTGATGCCTTGAATGACCCTCGTAATTTACAAACGGCAGTGCGTGCCACAAAGGAAGCTGGTGGACACGCGCAAGTTGCTATTTCATATACAACCAGTCCTGTTCACACTGTGGATTATTTTGTGGATTTGACGAAACGTTATGCTGAGATTGGTGCAGATTCTATCTGTATTAAGGATATGGCTGGGGTTTTAACGCCCCAAACAGGTTATAACTTGGTGAAGCGTATCAAAGAAGCTGTTGATTTGCCTTTGGAAGTGCACACTCATGCGACAAGCGGAATTGCAGAAATGACCTATCTTAAGGTAGCTGAAGCCGGTGCTGATGTGATTGACACGGCAGTTTCATCTTTTGCTGGTGGAACGAGTCAGCCTGCTACCGAATCAATGGTTGTGGCTCTTGAAGAGTTAGGATTTGACACAGGTATTGACCTTAAGAAAGTGGAAGAAGTGGCTGAGCATTTCAACAAGGTTCGTGACCACTATCGTTCAGAAGGTATTCTCAATCCGAAAGTGAAGGATGTTGAACCCAAAACCTTGATTTACCAAGTGCCTGGAGGAATGCTCTCCAACCTCCTTAGTCAGTTGAAGGATCAAGGTTTAGAAGACAAGTATGACCAAGTGCTCGCGGAAGTTCCTCGCGTGCGGGCAGATCTCGGCTATCCACCTTTGGTGACGCCTTTGTCACAAATGGTTGGTACGCAATCGCTCATGAATGTCATTTCTGGGGAACGCTATAAGGTCATTCCAAATGAAATCAAGGACTATGTGCGTGGGCTATATGGACAGTCTCCAGCTCCCTTAGCTGATGGCATTAAAGAGCTCATCATTGGCGATGAAGAAGTGATAAGGATTCGTCCAGCTGATCTTCTGGAACCACAGTTGCCAACTCTTCGTGAGGAGATTGCCGACTATGCTAAGAGTGAGGAAGACGTATTGAGCTACGCCTCCTTCCCTCAACAAGCACGTGATTTCCTCGGACGTCGTGAAGATCCCTTCTATGATGTTCCTGTCCAAACAGTCACCGTCAGCATTGATATCTGA
- a CDS encoding TetR/AcrR family transcriptional regulator, protein MTKRQTETKYYIKTALIILLKEKRFEDISISDITRKAGINRGTFYLHYKDKYDMMSQFKEEILSNLYTILNKGDIETDINTILINTFSYVQDNFEYIEAMSTISSINFSETIKNFVLDFLLEFPQSKTAIANHYGVPYEYAIQVYLASIESLISYWVATGGKESPAEMTDIISKVLRINEISPKMNR, encoded by the coding sequence ATGACCAAACGACAAACCGAAACCAAATACTATATTAAAACAGCCCTAATCATCCTGCTCAAAGAAAAACGGTTTGAGGATATTAGCATTTCAGACATCACGCGAAAAGCAGGGATCAATCGTGGTACCTTTTACCTTCATTATAAAGACAAGTATGACATGATGAGCCAATTTAAAGAAGAAATACTGTCTAACCTCTACACCATCCTAAACAAAGGCGACATTGAAACGGATATCAATACTATCTTAATCAACACTTTTTCTTATGTGCAAGACAATTTTGAGTACATAGAAGCTATGTCAACCATCTCTTCTATCAACTTCTCAGAAACAATCAAGAACTTTGTGCTCGATTTTCTCTTAGAATTTCCCCAATCCAAAACAGCTATTGCCAACCATTACGGTGTCCCTTATGAATATGCGATTCAAGTCTATTTGGCCAGTATCGAAAGCCTTATTTCCTATTGGGTCGCCACAGGCGGCAAAGAAAGTCCGGCAGAGATGACTGACATCATCTCCAAAGTTTTAAGAATTAACGAGATCTCACCAAAAATGAACCGCTAG
- a CDS encoding cation-translocating P-type ATPase, with amino-acid sequence MAKNDQKELNTLLQTYDVDLKSGLTQEQVRSQREKYGENILEENDGKSALEILIEKLNNIIVYLLGFAMILSAVMGEWIEAGAVLLALLISVLTGFFVELKAQKSVNALQNMVNTHVSVLRDGSEIEIESSELVPGDVLVLHTGDAIAADGRLVSSNNLAVIESALTGESEAVDKDADAILDQDVPVGDRINMIFSGTSVTRGQGLALVTDTGMNTEVGKISDMMSGHQSSETPLDREIAKLGKSLIFLAIFAAILVVVVGLINGQKLTDILPIAIILAVAAIPEAMPAVQTITLANGMKTMASHQALVKTLSAVETLGSTSVIASDKTGTLTENQMMVAVISTPTGDYQVSGSGYQPEGEITKGGDQYAVDIDQTFVTSYDQKDASEESQLKAILLNAFLSSNARLEVSDDASDDYKIKGDPTDGALKVLGYKGNLTPDKIEQYGLKKLNEIPFDSKHKYMAVSYQWPNNRVQFILKGAPDVLLSMVEEKADKKQFWQDKIEQIAEKGMRSLALASTFVSAEDSSLMTEDLPQWLSDHCQELEIESLFGIVDPPRKDVAESIQQTQQAGINIKMITGDHPKTASMIAKEIGIKNWDHTMTGAEIDQEHDQAGFIDRVHDTAVFARVSPENKWQLVTALQEHGDIVAMTGDGVNDAPALNGSDIGVAMGIRGTEVAKEASDMILTDDRFSTIVEAVREGRIIFENIKKYVSFLFACNMVEISAILFTIMFLLPMPIQPLHILWLNLLIDVGPAIALAYEAAEEDIMKRPPRDRQNGLVTTNFLSRIILSGIIIGLAAFGLFYYLHIVSQQALVYAQTATFTFMTVAQLGHIFNVRRQNGFGLDRSLLTNKRLVLALIFSLLMQMMAVYLPFFNNVLGTIPLRVDTVLLLSLVSVGVTAFIYLINHLIQKIIR; translated from the coding sequence ATGGCGAAAAATGATCAAAAAGAATTGAATACTTTACTTCAAACCTATGATGTTGACCTCAAAAGTGGGTTAACACAAGAACAAGTCAGGAGTCAGCGAGAAAAATATGGGGAAAATATTTTAGAGGAAAATGATGGCAAATCAGCCCTAGAAATCCTAATTGAGAAGTTGAACAATATTATTGTCTACCTACTAGGCTTTGCCATGATCTTATCAGCTGTAATGGGCGAATGGATCGAAGCTGGAGCTGTTTTGTTAGCCTTGCTAATTTCGGTATTGACAGGATTTTTTGTAGAATTGAAAGCACAAAAATCGGTCAATGCCTTGCAAAATATGGTTAATACGCACGTAAGTGTTTTACGTGATGGTAGCGAAATTGAAATAGAGTCATCAGAGCTAGTCCCTGGAGATGTGCTAGTTCTTCATACAGGTGATGCTATCGCTGCTGACGGACGTTTGGTGAGCTCAAACAATTTAGCAGTCATTGAATCGGCTTTGACAGGTGAATCTGAAGCTGTGGATAAGGATGCCGATGCCATCTTAGATCAAGATGTACCTGTTGGTGATCGCATCAATATGATTTTTTCAGGGACGTCAGTGACAAGGGGACAAGGGTTGGCTCTTGTGACGGATACTGGTATGAATACAGAGGTTGGTAAAATTTCGGATATGATGTCTGGTCATCAAAGCTCTGAAACCCCACTAGATAGGGAAATCGCTAAACTTGGTAAATCACTGATTTTCCTCGCCATTTTTGCAGCAATCTTGGTGGTGGTAGTTGGTCTCATTAACGGTCAGAAATTAACGGATATCTTGCCTATTGCGATTATTTTGGCTGTCGCGGCTATTCCAGAGGCTATGCCAGCCGTCCAGACAATTACCTTGGCCAACGGAATGAAAACCATGGCCTCTCATCAAGCCTTGGTCAAAACCTTATCAGCAGTAGAGACCTTAGGGTCGACATCAGTGATTGCTAGTGATAAAACAGGCACCTTAACCGAAAACCAAATGATGGTGGCCGTCATTAGTACGCCTACAGGTGATTATCAGGTGTCAGGTTCGGGTTATCAACCTGAAGGTGAAATTACTAAAGGTGGTGATCAGTATGCGGTTGACATCGATCAGACATTTGTGACTTCTTATGATCAAAAGGATGCTTCTGAAGAGAGTCAATTGAAAGCCATACTTTTAAATGCCTTTTTGTCCAGTAATGCACGTTTGGAAGTATCAGATGACGCTAGTGATGACTACAAGATCAAGGGAGATCCAACGGATGGTGCTCTGAAAGTCCTTGGCTACAAAGGGAACTTGACCCCAGACAAGATAGAGCAATATGGTTTAAAAAAACTGAATGAAATACCCTTTGACTCGAAACATAAATACATGGCAGTCAGCTATCAGTGGCCAAATAATCGAGTGCAGTTTATCTTAAAAGGTGCTCCTGACGTTCTCTTGTCGATGGTGGAAGAAAAGGCTGATAAGAAACAGTTTTGGCAAGACAAGATAGAACAGATTGCTGAAAAAGGGATGCGATCCTTGGCATTAGCTAGTACCTTTGTTTCAGCAGAAGATAGCTCTTTGATGACGGAAGACCTACCCCAATGGCTATCTGACCATTGTCAAGAGTTGGAGATAGAGAGTTTATTTGGTATTGTAGATCCTCCTCGAAAGGATGTCGCAGAGTCCATTCAACAGACACAGCAAGCTGGTATTAACATTAAAATGATCACTGGAGATCATCCCAAGACCGCTTCAATGATTGCGAAAGAAATTGGTATTAAGAATTGGGATCACACCATGACTGGCGCTGAGATTGACCAAGAGCATGATCAAGCTGGCTTTATTGACCGCGTTCATGACACTGCCGTATTTGCCCGTGTCTCTCCGGAAAATAAATGGCAATTGGTGACTGCTTTACAGGAACACGGCGACATCGTTGCTATGACAGGTGATGGTGTCAATGATGCTCCCGCTTTAAATGGCTCAGATATTGGAGTTGCTATGGGAATTCGTGGGACAGAGGTAGCAAAAGAGGCTTCTGATATGATTTTAACCGATGATCGCTTCTCGACCATTGTGGAAGCTGTTAGGGAAGGGCGTATCATCTTTGAAAATATCAAAAAATACGTATCATTCCTATTTGCCTGTAATATGGTAGAGATCAGTGCTATTTTATTTACCATTATGTTTCTCTTACCAATGCCCATTCAGCCCTTACATATTTTATGGTTAAATCTATTAATTGATGTTGGCCCAGCTATTGCATTAGCCTATGAAGCGGCAGAAGAAGATATTATGAAGAGGCCACCTAGAGATCGTCAAAATGGACTGGTGACTACTAACTTTTTATCAAGGATTATTCTTAGTGGTATCATTATCGGTCTAGCAGCATTTGGTCTCTTTTATTACCTGCATATTGTCTCTCAACAAGCACTAGTCTATGCTCAAACAGCAACCTTTACCTTTATGACAGTGGCTCAGCTAGGGCATATTTTCAATGTTAGACGTCAAAATGGCTTTGGGCTAGATAGATCCCTGTTGACCAATAAACGATTAGTTCTAGCTTTAATTTTTAGTCTTCTGATGCAAATGATGGCTGTTTATCTACCATTCTTTAACAATGTTTTAGGAACCATTCCATTAAGAGTTGATACCGTGTTACTGTTAAGCCTTGTTAGCGTGGGTGTTACTGCTTTCATCTATCTGATAAATCACCTTATTCAAAAGATTATTCGTTAA
- the citX gene encoding citrate lyase holo-[acyl-carrier protein] synthase has protein sequence MSKMTVFDGPSISLEDMLAAREARRFRQLALMEKFPQASLLCATMNIPGPVKTSEKLGQAFDSMIDLIKKQLSHEIIFDKKITPKTGWEYYMMSSLPPLDLKKVLMTIEEASDLGRLMDLDVLQTVESGGLNSISRTELNKAPRQCLICSEIAKECGRSRKHSIVQMQEVISTIIDQALADNH, from the coding sequence ATGTCTAAAATGACTGTTTTCGATGGACCAAGCATTAGCTTAGAAGATATGCTAGCAGCACGAGAAGCGCGTCGTTTTAGACAACTCGCTCTAATGGAGAAGTTCCCACAAGCTAGTCTACTCTGTGCCACCATGAATATCCCAGGTCCTGTAAAGACATCAGAAAAGCTAGGGCAAGCCTTTGATAGTATGATTGATTTGATTAAAAAGCAATTATCTCATGAGATTATCTTTGACAAAAAAATAACCCCAAAAACAGGCTGGGAATATTACATGATGTCAAGTTTACCACCTCTTGACCTCAAAAAAGTGTTAATGACCATTGAGGAAGCTAGTGATTTAGGACGATTAATGGATTTGGATGTTTTACAGACAGTCGAATCTGGGGGCTTAAATTCAATCAGTCGAACGGAATTAAACAAAGCCCCTCGTCAGTGTTTGATATGTTCTGAAATAGCCAAAGAATGTGGGCGTTCCAGAAAACACAGTATCGTCCAAATGCAAGAAGTCATTAGTACAATCATTGATCAGGCATTAGCTGATAATCATTAG
- a CDS encoding ABC transporter permease: protein MSKKTYWKDIWKSLGSSKGRFLSIMLLMMLGAFAYVGLKVTTPDMQRSATKYLNRQNTMDLTVIASMGLGKEDQKELQNLKQADVDFAYMSDVTIKDTNDALRLLSRPDKISKMTLVKGKLPSNAQEIALASSLKKSYQIGDTISVTQSDDGLLKQTGFKVTGFVNSPEIWSTTNLGTSTAGDGNLAAYGVVLADAFDSDYPLLARIRYHDLKPLNPFGKAYQKKLRVKQDALDKLLADNPQSHLAEIKKEPQAEIEANKLNLADASQRITDSEKKLADAKRSLSDQEKMVAALPQGQARAAQLQLREAQKEIAQQEKNVTAAKKTLEKNEKDLAKAQEDLDTLEMPSYTAYTRETLPGGNGYMVYASGSDSVAQIGNIFPVVLYLVAALVTFTTMTRFVDEERNNSAIFKALGYSNADVIRKFVIYGLIASLTGTTLGVLAGHYILPRVIADIMTKDTTISAIHYDFFWSYTGIAIGLALLSAVLPAYLIARRELSEKAAQLLLPKPPVKGSEILLERLSWLWQKLSFTQKVTARNIFRYKQRMFMTIFGVAGSVALLFAGLGIQSSLSKVVENQFGRLTPYDMLVIEASGAKKEEKDKLREALSSGEVDKQMTISYASLMVEAPKMTQHQSVSLLMSDQKDFGSFVNLYDAKSGQKRELAKDGVLISEKLAKAYQAKEGQTIRLKDDKGQHYQVKVSGIIEMNAGHYLLMTNTVFDQTFRDVEASEAHLVNLKDNSSQTLQDQATALLSLGAVSGLSQNSAMVDTVEAVVASLNGAMTILIIVAVLLAVVILYNLTNINVAERIRELSTIKVLGFFNKEVTMYIYRETIILSLIGIGVGLFSGIYLHKVIMNMIGSNDILFGSQVAWTVYAIPIAVVLIILILLGWLVNHILKTIDMLEALKSVD from the coding sequence ATGTCTAAGAAAACCTACTGGAAAGACATCTGGAAATCGCTAGGCTCTTCAAAGGGACGCTTTTTATCCATTATGCTTTTGATGATGTTAGGGGCATTTGCTTATGTTGGTCTTAAAGTCACAACACCTGATATGCAACGTTCAGCGACCAAATACCTCAATCGTCAAAATACCATGGATTTGACGGTGATTGCCAGCATGGGCTTGGGGAAAGAAGATCAAAAAGAGCTTCAAAATCTCAAGCAGGCTGATGTAGACTTTGCTTATATGAGCGATGTCACTATTAAAGACACCAATGATGCTCTTAGACTCTTATCAAGGCCGGATAAGATTTCTAAGATGACCCTAGTTAAGGGGAAGTTACCTAGCAATGCTCAGGAAATTGCTCTAGCTTCCAGTCTTAAAAAAAGCTATCAGATTGGCGACACGATTAGTGTCACCCAATCAGATGATGGTCTTCTCAAGCAGACAGGCTTTAAGGTGACTGGCTTTGTCAATTCACCGGAAATTTGGTCGACAACAAACCTCGGTACTTCAACCGCAGGAGATGGAAATTTAGCTGCCTATGGTGTTGTCTTAGCTGACGCCTTTGATAGCGACTATCCCCTTCTTGCTCGTATCCGTTATCATGATTTGAAACCATTGAATCCTTTTGGGAAAGCTTACCAAAAGAAGCTAAGAGTCAAGCAAGATGCTTTAGACAAACTGTTAGCGGACAATCCGCAAAGTCATTTAGCTGAAATCAAAAAAGAACCACAAGCTGAGATTGAAGCCAACAAGCTCAATCTAGCTGATGCAAGTCAAAGAATCACTGACAGTGAGAAAAAATTAGCTGATGCCAAGAGAAGCTTATCTGATCAAGAAAAAATGGTAGCGGCTTTACCACAAGGACAAGCGAGAGCCGCTCAGTTGCAACTAAGAGAAGCTCAAAAAGAAATCGCTCAGCAAGAAAAAAACGTGACAGCTGCGAAAAAGACTTTAGAAAAAAACGAAAAGGACCTGGCTAAAGCGCAGGAAGACTTGGATACTTTGGAAATGCCAAGTTACACTGCCTACACCCGTGAAACGCTGCCCGGAGGCAATGGTTATATGGTCTATGCATCAGGCTCAGACAGCGTAGCACAAATCGGGAACATTTTTCCTGTTGTTCTTTATTTGGTAGCAGCACTGGTGACCTTCACGACCATGACACGTTTCGTTGATGAAGAACGCAATAATTCGGCCATTTTTAAAGCACTGGGCTACAGTAATGCTGATGTCATTCGCAAGTTTGTTATCTATGGTCTTATCGCCAGTTTGACTGGAACCACTTTGGGTGTCTTGGCGGGGCATTATATCCTGCCTCGGGTGATTGCTGATATCATGACGAAAGACACAACCATCAGCGCTATTCATTATGACTTTTTCTGGAGTTATACTGGCATCGCTATTGGTCTTGCTTTGTTATCTGCTGTCTTACCAGCCTACCTCATCGCCCGCCGTGAGCTCAGTGAAAAAGCTGCCCAGCTACTCTTGCCTAAACCACCGGTCAAGGGGTCTGAAATCCTATTAGAGCGTTTGTCTTGGCTTTGGCAAAAACTATCTTTCACTCAAAAAGTGACGGCGAGAAATATCTTCCGCTATAAGCAACGGATGTTTATGACGATTTTTGGCGTAGCAGGGTCTGTCGCCCTCTTATTTGCAGGACTTGGTATCCAATCCTCTCTGTCCAAGGTCGTTGAGAACCAGTTTGGTCGGCTGACGCCTTATGATATGCTAGTTATAGAAGCATCTGGTGCTAAGAAAGAGGAAAAAGATAAACTAAGGGAAGCCTTATCAAGTGGTGAGGTTGACAAACAAATGACGATCAGCTATGCCTCGCTGATGGTAGAGGCTCCCAAGATGACTCAACACCAATCCGTGTCACTATTGATGTCTGATCAAAAAGACTTTGGCTCTTTTGTGAATCTCTACGATGCTAAAAGTGGCCAAAAACGTGAGTTAGCAAAAGACGGTGTTCTGATTTCAGAAAAATTAGCCAAAGCTTATCAAGCCAAAGAAGGTCAAACGATTCGTCTGAAAGATGATAAGGGGCAACACTATCAGGTTAAGGTTTCAGGGATTATCGAGATGAATGCTGGTCATTATCTGCTGATGACAAATACTGTTTTTGATCAAACGTTTAGAGATGTGGAGGCGTCAGAAGCTCATTTGGTTAATTTAAAAGACAACTCCAGTCAGACTTTGCAAGATCAAGCGACAGCTCTATTAAGCTTAGGGGCTGTTTCAGGCTTGAGTCAAAATTCTGCCATGGTTGATACGGTTGAAGCGGTAGTGGCTTCCTTGAATGGCGCTATGACCATTTTGATCATCGTAGCTGTTCTTTTGGCTGTGGTCATTCTTTACAATCTGACCAATATTAATGTAGCAGAGCGTATTCGTGAGTTGTCAACGATCAAAGTTCTTGGCTTTTTCAATAAGGAAGTGACCATGTATATCTATCGTGAGACGATCATCCTTTCTCTTATCGGTATTGGGGTTGGGCTCTTCTCAGGGATTTACCTTCACAAGGTCATTATGAACATGATTGGGAGCAATGATATCCTCTTTGGTAGCCAAGTTGCTTGGACGGTCTATGCCATTCCGATTGCTGTTGTGCTTATTATTTTGATACTGCTAGGTTGGCTGGTCAATCATATCCTTAAAACGATTGATATGCTAGAAGCCTTAAAATCTGTTGATTAA
- the citF gene encoding citrate lyase subunit alpha, whose product MVTNTLGRDIPQEYADQYGVFEGELAHIKDYQESSRKIKPVKPGDHKLLSSIREAIQKTGLKDGMTISFHHHFREGDYVMNMVLDEIAKAGIKNLSIAPSSIANVHEPLIQHIKNGVVTNITSSGLRDKVGAAISEGIMENPVVIRSHGGRARAIASGDVHIDVAFLGAPSSDAYGNANGTKGKATCGSLGYAMIDAKYADQVVIITDTLVPYPNTPISIPQTDVDYVVEVDAIGDPNGIAKGATRFTKNPKELLIAEYAAKVITNSPYFKEGFSFQTGTGGASLAVSRFIREAMIDKAIKASFALGGITNAMVELLEEGLVDKIIDVQDFDHPSALSLDRNAGKHLEIDANMYASPLSKGSVINQLDTCILSALEVDTDFNVNVMTGSDGVIRGASGGHCDTAFAAKMSLVISPLIRGRIPTFVDKVNTVITPGTSVDVVVTEVGIAINPNRPDLIEHFKDLKVPQFTIEELKEKAYAVVGNPEPIQYGDKVVALIEYRDGSLIDVVKNV is encoded by the coding sequence ATGGTGACAAACACACTTGGCCGAGACATTCCTCAAGAATACGCTGATCAATACGGTGTTTTTGAAGGAGAATTGGCACATATTAAAGACTATCAAGAGTCAAGTCGTAAGATCAAACCAGTAAAACCGGGAGATCATAAATTACTTAGCTCAATCCGTGAAGCCATTCAAAAAACTGGCTTGAAGGATGGCATGACCATCTCATTTCATCACCATTTTCGTGAAGGCGATTATGTCATGAACATGGTTTTGGACGAGATTGCAAAAGCAGGGATAAAAAACTTATCTATTGCGCCAAGTTCCATTGCCAATGTCCACGAACCTTTGATCCAACACATCAAAAATGGTGTTGTGACCAACATCACGTCATCAGGGTTACGTGATAAGGTTGGAGCAGCCATTTCAGAAGGGATCATGGAAAACCCTGTGGTCATCCGTTCTCACGGTGGCCGTGCACGGGCTATTGCTTCCGGCGATGTTCACATTGATGTAGCCTTTCTTGGGGCACCATCGTCAGATGCTTATGGAAATGCCAATGGAACAAAAGGCAAAGCAACCTGCGGTTCTCTTGGTTATGCCATGATTGATGCTAAGTATGCGGATCAGGTGGTTATCATTACCGACACTTTGGTCCCTTATCCTAATACACCAATTTCAATTCCTCAAACAGATGTTGATTACGTGGTTGAAGTTGATGCTATCGGTGACCCAAATGGTATTGCCAAAGGGGCTACGCGTTTCACTAAAAATCCTAAAGAACTCCTAATTGCAGAATACGCAGCTAAAGTGATTACCAACTCACCTTACTTTAAAGAAGGCTTTTCATTCCAGACAGGAACTGGAGGTGCTTCACTTGCCGTTAGCCGTTTTATCCGAGAAGCCATGATTGACAAAGCGATTAAAGCCAGCTTTGCACTTGGGGGCATTACCAATGCGATGGTAGAACTTTTAGAAGAAGGCTTGGTTGATAAAATCATTGACGTTCAAGACTTTGATCACCCATCAGCCTTATCGCTTGACCGTAATGCTGGCAAACACTTGGAAATCGATGCCAATATGTACGCTTCGCCACTCAGCAAGGGCTCTGTGATTAACCAACTAGATACCTGCATCTTGTCTGCTCTTGAAGTGGATACAGACTTCAATGTCAATGTCATGACTGGTTCTGATGGGGTTATTCGTGGCGCTTCTGGTGGGCACTGTGATACCGCTTTTGCGGCTAAGATGAGTCTTGTCATTTCACCTCTTATTCGTGGACGGATTCCTACCTTTGTGGATAAGGTCAATACAGTCATCACACCTGGTACTAGTGTTGATGTTGTCGTAACAGAAGTTGGTATCGCGATTAACCCAAATCGTCCTGACTTGATAGAGCATTTCAAAGATTTGAAAGTGCCTCAATTTACCATTGAAGAACTGAAAGAAAAAGCTTACGCGGTTGTTGGCAATCCTGAACCAATCCAATATGGTGATAAGGTGGTTGCTCTCATTGAATACCGCGATGGCAGTTTGATTGACGTGGTAAAAAATGTCTAA